A genomic window from Exiguobacterium acetylicum DSM 20416 includes:
- a CDS encoding DUF3939 domain-containing protein, with protein MNRFKKWFQPKEDQPLPMRDVTLDEVKQATHAFESELPKGTNRTVLLDDEQRVDLKQLEPYLKARSTQVFYMSRETFTIMEAKDRELVYEMDHVQVAVDRYFDRVKKLPLKPYSKTFQVDCAMLFQDGYLREMPHHSYYLVDESMIVSLTPKEA; from the coding sequence GTGAACCGATTCAAGAAGTGGTTTCAACCGAAGGAAGACCAGCCGTTGCCGATGCGTGACGTGACGCTTGATGAAGTCAAACAAGCGACGCATGCCTTTGAATCCGAACTACCGAAAGGGACGAATCGGACGGTACTTCTGGATGATGAGCAGCGAGTCGATTTAAAACAGCTGGAGCCGTATTTGAAAGCACGTTCGACACAAGTGTTTTACATGTCGCGTGAGACATTCACCATCATGGAGGCAAAAGATCGGGAACTCGTCTATGAGATGGATCATGTCCAAGTCGCCGTCGATCGCTATTTTGACCGGGTGAAGAAACTCCCGTTGAAACCATATAGCAAGACGTTCCAAGTCGACTGCGCGATGTTGTTTCAGGATGGCTATTTGCGCGAAATGCCGCATCATAGCTATTATTTGGTCGATGAGTCGATGATCGTCTCGCTGACGCCGAAGGAAGCATAA